CTCAACGCCGCTCGATACATCCACGCCGTCGGGCTGATAGGCCGACACTAGTTCATTCACATTATCAGGCTGCAAACCGCCTGCAACAAGCAGTTGTACTTGCGCCTTTCGAGCCCATTCCTGATACACAGGAATACAGTCCCAAGCAAACGAAGTGCCGGAGCCTCCACCATAAATGGGATCAAAAGTATCCAGCAAAACAGCATCAATGGTCCCGATATAGGGATCAAGCTGAGCAGACACGTCAGCCAGCAGCGGGATTTGATTGTCCGACTTCGATATCGAAACGGATTTGAACACTTTCACATGAAATTGTTCACGCACCCAGCGGCAAAATGCCGGCGTTTCCTTGCTGTGCAGCTGAACGACATCCAGAGGGGCTACAGCTAAAATTTGTGTTAGCTGCTCTTCGCTCGGATTCACGAAAACGCCTACCGTTAGCGGAATCGGCACACCCTTCATTGCTTCTGATTTCAAGTAAGAAATCAATTCTTGCGCCTTCTCAGCGGTTACTTGCCGCTTGCTTGGTGCAAAAACAAAACCGATATGAGCTATCGGCAAATGCACGATTGATTTTAACACTTCAACGCTTTGAAGTCCACAAATTTTTACGCTCGGAACCGTCTTCACGGCCATACGATTCGCCTCTTTCTAATCGATCTAGTTCGTTTGCTGAGCGCGCTCACCCATCAAATCGTTCACAGCCTGTTCTACGCTCGGCTGACGCATAAAGTGCTCTCCGATCAACACGGCTTTAGAGCCAATCTGCTGCAAATAAGCCATATCCTGCACAGTTGAAATACCACTTTCACTAACGACTGTCTTGCCAGGAGGAACAAACTGTATCAGTTCTTCCGTTGTATGCAGATCCGTCACAAATGTTTTGAGATTCCGGTTGTTCACACCTATCAGCTGCGTATCCAGTTCAAGCGCACGTTCCAATTCTTCTCGATCATGAACTTCAACAAGCGCATCGAGGCCTAGATCGCTGGCCAATTGCAAGTACTGCTTCATTTGATCTGTCGACAGGATAGCCGCAATGAGCAGAATGGCATCCGCTCCGATCAAACGAGCTTCATAAATTTGCTTGGGATCAATCGTGAAATCCTTACGCAGCAGCGGCACATTCACAGCTTGCCGAACGGCCTGCAAGTACGCGTTGCTGCCTTGAAAATAGGACACATCCGTCAGCACAGAAATGCAATCCGCTCCTGCGATTTCATAAGACTTAGCCAATCCTACGGGATCGAAGTCTTCACGAATCAATCCTTTGGACGGTGAAGCCTTTTTCACTTCTGCAATAAGACCCATAGCGCGGTTTTTGCGTGTAGTCAAAGCTCGCTCAAAACCCAAGCATGGTGGAAGCTCGGCAATCAGCCTCTCCGCCTCCTTGATGGAAAAACTGCTCATCGCTTCAACCTCGGCTAATTTCGTCGCAACAATTTTATCAAGAAACATGGCATAGTTCTCCTGTATATTGGATTAAGTCATTCAGTTTCTGTTCAGCGCTTCCGGAGTCAATCACATTCGCGGCCAACTTCACACCTTGCTGCAGTGTTCCTACATGACCGGTTACGTAGAAGCATGCGGCAGCATTCGCAAGTACGATATCGCGGTGAGGCCCTTTTTCACCAGCGAAAATATGACGAATGATTTCAGCATTCAACAGAGCATCTCCACCCATCACATCTTTGATGCTGTGCGCGCGCAAGCCAAGATCATCCGGCGTAATTTGGTATGTCGTGATCACATCCGCCTTCAGTTCCGTCACTTTGGTAGGTGCCGAAATGCTGAATTCATCCAAACCATCTTCACTGGCAACAACCAGCGCACGTTTTAAGCCTAAGGCTTGCAGTGCCTGCGCGATCAATTCGGTTTTCGTGCTGTCAAACACGCCTAGAACCTGACGGTCCGCGCCTGCCGGGTTCGTCAAAGGCCCCAGTAAATTGAATACAGTCCGGAATCCCAGTTCGCGGCGCGGCGCAGCCACATGCTTCATGGATTGATGATAAGCTTGAGCGAACATGAAGCAGATGCCGGTTCTGTCCAAGCATTTGGCTGCCTGCTCACCGCTTAATGTGATCTTCACGCCCAGCGCTTCCAGAACGTCCGCACTGCCGCTTTTGCTCGACATGGCGCGGTTGCCATGCTTTGCTACACGTATGCCGCCTGCTGAAGCTACAATCGCTGCTGTCGTTGAAATATTAAACGTTTCTGCCCCATCTCCGCCTGTCCCGCATGTGTCGAGCAGATCGCTTTGCAGCACGTTGACTTGCATCGCTTTGCTGCGCATCGTTTCTGCAAATCCAGTGATCTCTTCCAGTGTTTCGCCTTTCATGCGCAGCGCAGTCAACAAACTGCCGATTTGCGCTGGCGAAGCTGCGCCGTCCATAATCTCGGACATGACGCTGCGCGCCTCTTCACGGGAGAGATGGCTGCCGCCGATCACTTTCCCGATCGCTTGCTGTATATGAATAAGTCCACTCATGACTCTATTCCTCCTATGTTTCTACTCCCTTAAGAGTTAACAAAGTAATCCTTGTTAATATCACTAACCGGCTTTGGTTCAGGGCTGAACATGGCCTCAGCCATCCGAATTGATTTGAGCAATGCAGTCGCTTTATTCACTGTTTCTTGGTACTCGCTTTCAGGAACGGAATCCCATACAATACCAGCCCCAGCTTGAACGTAAGCTTTGCCATTCTTGAAAATAATCGTACGAATCGTGATGCAGGTGTCCATATTCCCTGAAAACCCTAGATAGCCGATCGCTCCGGCGTATGAACCGCGGGACTCTGGCTCCAATTCAGCTATAATCTCCATAGCTCGCAGCTTGGGAGCCCCAGAGACAGTACCCGCAGGCATGCAGGATAGAAAAGCATCGAAGAAATCTTTATCTTTGGCAATTTTACCCGTTACATTGGAAACGATGTGCATGACGTGGGAGTAGCGTTCAATATCCATAAAAGTATCGCATTTCACTGTCCCGAATTCGGAAACACGACCGATATCATTCCGTCCCAAGTCAACCAGCATCAAATGCTCTGCACGCTCTTTCTCATCGGCAAGCAGCTCTTGTTCCAGAGCTAAATCCTCAGCAGGCGTCTTGCCTCTCGGCCGGGTGCCGGCAATCGGCCTGGTTTCAACCTTATCCTCTTCGACTCGCACCAGCAGCTCTGGCGATGTGCCTACGATGACTTCGTCATCCATTTTGAGCACATACATGTAAGGTGAAGGATTCATAGTGCGCAGCACACGATACACTTGCAGCGGTGAAACACTCGTTTCAATCTCAAAACGCTGCGATAGCACCACTTGAAAAATATCGCCTGCACGAATGTATTCCTTAGCTTTGTTTACATTTGCGATGTATTTCTCTTTGGTAATATTAGAACGAATTTCGCCGAGATCCGGTTCGCTGACGATCGGATTATGAGTCATCGTGTCGTAGCTCAGCGGGCGCTTAATTTTCTCAATCGTAGCATCAATTTTGGCGCAAGTCGCTTGGTAGGCGTTGACGATGTCAGCATCCGTAGCAAACTGCGGCACATGTACGTTGGAGATAACCTTAATTTGCTGCTTGAAATGATCGAATACAACAACTTG
Above is a genomic segment from Paenibacillus sp. HWE-109 containing:
- the trpE gene encoding anthranilate synthase component I; amino-acid sequence: MYTPEIQEVIRLAKNYNLIPVVRHLLADTETPIRVFQHLYQEKRAFLLESVEGGVKWARYSFIGSDPFLMIKAKHGKTMIETQTENKITDEKPIDVLKAYLRSYSSPQLADLPRFTGGAVGFFGYDLLQYYEKLPAHQIDDLQMNDIQFMFCDQVVVFDHFKQQIKVISNVHVPQFATDADIVNAYQATCAKIDATIEKIKRPLSYDTMTHNPIVSEPDLGEIRSNITKEKYIANVNKAKEYIRAGDIFQVVLSQRFEIETSVSPLQVYRVLRTMNPSPYMYVLKMDDEVIVGTSPELLVRVEEDKVETRPIAGTRPRGKTPAEDLALEQELLADEKERAEHLMLVDLGRNDIGRVSEFGTVKCDTFMDIERYSHVMHIVSNVTGKIAKDKDFFDAFLSCMPAGTVSGAPKLRAMEIIAELEPESRGSYAGAIGYLGFSGNMDTCITIRTIIFKNGKAYVQAGAGIVWDSVPESEYQETVNKATALLKSIRMAEAMFSPEPKPVSDINKDYFVNS
- the trpD gene encoding anthranilate phosphoribosyltransferase, producing the protein MSGLIHIQQAIGKVIGGSHLSREEARSVMSEIMDGAASPAQIGSLLTALRMKGETLEEITGFAETMRSKAMQVNVLQSDLLDTCGTGGDGAETFNISTTAAIVASAGGIRVAKHGNRAMSSKSGSADVLEALGVKITLSGEQAAKCLDRTGICFMFAQAYHQSMKHVAAPRRELGFRTVFNLLGPLTNPAGADRQVLGVFDSTKTELIAQALQALGLKRALVVASEDGLDEFSISAPTKVTELKADVITTYQITPDDLGLRAHSIKDVMGGDALLNAEIIRHIFAGEKGPHRDIVLANAAACFYVTGHVGTLQQGVKLAANVIDSGSAEQKLNDLIQYTGELCHVS
- a CDS encoding phosphoribosylanthranilate isomerase, translated to MAVKTVPSVKICGLQSVEVLKSIVHLPIAHIGFVFAPSKRQVTAEKAQELISYLKSEAMKGVPIPLTVGVFVNPSEEQLTQILAVAPLDVVQLHSKETPAFCRWVREQFHVKVFKSVSISKSDNQIPLLADVSAQLDPYIGTIDAVLLDTFDPIYGGGSGTSFAWDCIPVYQEWARKAQVQLLVAGGLQPDNVNELVSAYQPDGVDVSSGVETDGVKDIAKITAFVERVNRK
- the trpC gene encoding indole-3-glycerol phosphate synthase TrpC: MFLDKIVATKLAEVEAMSSFSIKEAERLIAELPPCLGFERALTTRKNRAMGLIAEVKKASPSKGLIREDFDPVGLAKSYEIAGADCISVLTDVSYFQGSNAYLQAVRQAVNVPLLRKDFTIDPKQIYEARLIGADAILLIAAILSTDQMKQYLQLASDLGLDALVEVHDREELERALELDTQLIGVNNRNLKTFVTDLHTTEELIQFVPPGKTVVSESGISTVQDMAYLQQIGSKAVLIGEHFMRQPSVEQAVNDLMGERAQQTN